The nucleotide window cataaatgtTCATACTTCTTCCGTTCTAAAATGCTTGCTACTTTACCGTTATTGacattatttatcgtttaaatttattttatatattgcagctaatgtgtaagaaaaaaatataattaaatggaatcttatttgaattatttaattgcatattttcataatattaactttttatactttttagatgtgtataattcaatatataaataatcaaaataacacattaaattacaTAAGAAGTCAAATAAATcggataaaatataatataagttatttcaatatatacttATAAAAGTAGATAACAATATTTATGGAATAGCACTATAAAAAAGTATCCAGCTTTGGTAGGAACCGATTGCACTATGCAAAACCAAAGTTACGAGTGTACAAGAAAAAGGCGAAaaccaaaaagaaaatatatttacaaCTCAAGACAACTTCTATAGAAACCACTTGTAAAAAGCGAGACACACGAAAACCCCACGTTAATGGACCTTAATTATAGACTTCCCTATAAAAGAGACAATCCATGAATTTATATATCATATGAATTGGCTCCTATAGAACCCACCACCGTGCCCTACTACAAGGACTCTAGACCAAGAGTCCCTTGTAGAAAGGTGGCAACAACCGGAGCCAACATACGGGCAACCTTCGGAAATGCAGGAACAGAAAGTGTTCCGAGAATGAACCAGTTACAGCTTAAAAGTGCAACAGCATCAGAAGCCGGTCTGTTCTTAATGGTCGAGAAGAATTGCACAACACTTCGTAAGGACAAGCCAACTACTGCAAAGAGAGCCATTACGAGGGGCATGCAAGGGTCTTTAGCTTCCCAGATAGTCGCTCCGACCAAAAGAGATAACAGTGCACTAAAAAGAGTCTGGGATAATGCAGCCTCCCTTCGGTGATCAAGGGCCGCATCGGTATTAATGTCACCTGAGAAAATGAGTGGTGTTAGTGGGTCCAAGAGTCCAGCAGGATTTGTTGCGGATCTCCGATGTTTGTTGCTGGACCAAGAtcttttttgcaacaaaaggtcATCTAGCAAGTTGTCGTCTCCACTTTTGCTGGATTCATCATGGCCATTATTTTTGCCAATACTTGTCGTTTGCCTGTCTTCAGTTTTGGTCCTGTGTGTTGTATCCCAGATTCCTTTGGTCTCAATTTCCTTCAGacttaaattctcatttttcaggTGCTCTACCTGTACGATAACACTTAAGACTCATGAACTACACTCGATTTGGGGCGATAATTATGAATGGGACAACATTTTTCACCTTATTGACTGTAATTTtctaaataggaaaaagaacgCCAGTTCTCTAGCAGCCCCATCTACAAGTaaaatactccctttgtccTGATATAATCAGGTAATATCATATGTCAAAGCATCATGATACTATGAAGTTGAGACACAATCTAGTACATTATACAAAAGGTTGAAGCATTCAAATTCTTCCTATCCATTTATACATGTAACAGTAAGTCAATGTCAAACCATTACCTGTTTGGAGAGATGTGAAACtcattagaaaaaaaatgacCAC belongs to Amaranthus tricolor cultivar Red isolate AtriRed21 chromosome 17, ASM2621246v1, whole genome shotgun sequence and includes:
- the LOC130804222 gene encoding uncharacterized protein LOC130804222 isoform X2 — protein: MFLLAMRSLWFAIVTWMQLFGAVVSWHTNMCWCFILWTVSITTFPIRAWCALRREKMMERVLQQLQVDLENLSWDYDKLAAHLKLAIEEHHLMESMLAELETEHDKAINKIEFLEEKVEHLKNENLSLKEIETKGIWDTTHRTKTEDRQTTSIGKNNGHDESSKSGDDNLLDDLLLQKRSWSSNKHRRSATNPAGLLDPLTPLIFSGDINTDAALDHRREAALSQTLFSALLSLLVGATIWEAKDPCMPLVMALFAVVGLSLRSVVQFFSTIKNRPASDAVALLSCNWFILGTLSVPAFPKVARMLAPVVATFLQGTLGLESL
- the LOC130804222 gene encoding uncharacterized protein LOC130804222 isoform X1, whose translation is MCASYLPLQVANAVCYQVSIGSNLCFDPQIWRRWESVNGIVVMFLLAMRSLWFAIVTWMQLFGAVVSWHTNMCWCFILWTVSITTFPIRAWCALRREKMMERVLQQLQVDLENLSWDYDKLAAHLKLAIEEHHLMESMLAELETEHDKAINKIEFLEEKVEHLKNENLSLKEIETKGIWDTTHRTKTEDRQTTSIGKNNGHDESSKSGDDNLLDDLLLQKRSWSSNKHRRSATNPAGLLDPLTPLIFSGDINTDAALDHRREAALSQTLFSALLSLLVGATIWEAKDPCMPLVMALFAVVGLSLRSVVQFFSTIKNRPASDAVALLSCNWFILGTLSVPAFPKVARMLAPVVATFLQGTLGLESL